The genomic DNA GCACCTTTAGCATATTTGTCTCCACCAAGTTTGATCTTTTTGTTCTGATTTTATTCATTTGGCCCTCAAGGAATGAAGCTCCATGGTCATTCTTGTCCCTTGTGTTGgttgaagagaaaaaatatagtttCTTTAGGGATTAGCAACTTTCCTATATAGCTATTCAGCATTGCAGataaaggcttaattgatcattcggtcctttaacttaattctttttttttgaattggtCCCGTAATTATTAAACGTTTCAAAATGGTCCTATATCTTTGTTTTagtcatcaatttggtcctattttatcaattttaaaatccttaaaaatAAGACCGTTGGATAAATGAGGTCCATCGCATCTAAGAGTGTATCACCGACAcataatttatattgttttcttcctcttcttcatcatcttcatcttcttctaacacaaaaaatcaaactcaatCATCTCACCTCAACACAAAAAATGGTGACCTCGGTTCTTCTCCTCAAATCAAACCCACTGTCACCCCTTCTCAcatcaaatttattgtttacTTATTGAGTACAAAATAATCAGTAAAATAGTAATTGCtaattagaattatttttcttaaagaaataaTCAATAAAGTTTAAAATAGTTATAATGCTATCTGGTGAAGTATGAAGGCTTAATcaatgaaaatatgaataaaaaaaatattgacctCTTCTCTTAGAATACAGAGGAGGACCTCCCATTCTCTGGACCAAGAATTCGTACTGGTTTTGAATTGCTTTGTCGAAAACCAAGGTTCCGTTTCTATCTTTAGCAAGATTCGACGGAAGAATCAGAAGAAAACAAGGTTTCTCAATCTGTTGTTCGTCGAAAACCGATTCTTAAATTGAAAAGAGTTttattgagaaagaaagggTGAATTGATTTGATGTGAGAAGGGGTGATAGTGGGATTGATTTGAGGAGAAGAACCCAGGTCACGATATTTTGTGTTGAGGTGAGATGattgagtttgattttttgtgttgAAGTTTGATGATTgggtttgattttgtgtttgttagTTGCTTGGTTTGATTTTCTTGGGTTTCTGATTCaagaatgttgatgatgattatatgaagaagatgaagatgaggaagaagcggaataattcaatataaattatgtgttggtgatacaccGTTAGATTTGATGGACCTCCTTTATCTAACGGTCTtctttttaatgagtttaaaattgataaaatatgacCAAATTGATAACTAAAACAAAGATAGAGGACTATTTTGAAACGTTTAATATTTAAGGGACCAATtcgaaaaaaagaattaagttaagggatcaaatgaTCAATTAAGCCGCAGTTAAATGTACGTGAGTAAAGTTTACTTGAACCACAAGGAATGAAGTCTATGAtcatattaaattacttttctTGGTGCTGTTAAGACAAGCAGAGGCATTTATTATTACAATGTACACTTAATTATTCACTTTCCATCTCCATTCCCTATTAATTGTTCTAGTAAGAGTTGTTATATCATTCTCCACCCTTTGtgattttcatttcattcaGATATGATTTTCCACGGAGCTCTTGTGAAAAGTAGCCATTGAAGTGATCTACAACACTTGTGCTGGTCTTTCTTGAGTAACAAGACTTGGTGCTGGAGCTAACATTGCTTGCATGTTAGGGCCATAAATTGTAGCTAGGGATATCCTTTCCTACTCTGGTGAATTAACTGTTGCTGGATGCTCAATGCTCTGGTAAATTCCATTCGTTATAATCTGAAAATTGAACCATTTCAGTTAATTTATTTCAATGGTTGTCAATACTCAATATCGATCACTATAGCAActaaactagttttttttttttgacaggacTAAACTAGTCTTATATAAGTGCAATTCAAATGACTAAAGCAAATCGAGGGTTGGGCAGCTCACCTGGTTTGAGCTAAGGGAAAAGGAGTTGAAGGTCATGGGTTCAATTGAGGACAAAAGAGTAAAATATTAATCTATAAAACTAACTACTAATGTTTTCTTTCGCGTGCATCTATTCTTTCTTGAGTTCCAAAGCAATTTCACAGTCAATATAGAGAAGCTACAAATTGTTGCTTAAATGTAGATGCACAATAAGTATAATTTCACGGTCAAAACAAACATAagtttcaatcaaaatcaatttttgtcaacATAGAATCAAACACACAACGACACAAAAGGTTGTGAATGATTTGTCGCATACCTCTCACATGTCACCAATATTGATGATGAAAGCATTAGGCATGGGTTTAACAGGAATCCACTGTCCATCCTTTTTTATCTGAAAACCTTCTATATCGCTGATTTGAAGAAGGATGGTGAGGCCATTAATATCAGAATGAGATTTTAGGCCAATGACTCGTTCTGGTTGGGGGCATGGAGGATAGTAATTCACCCTTATGGCTTGAATTCCTATGTTAAATACCTCAGTTATTTCCTTGGGATTTATTGCAAGAGCATTTGCCATAAGTTCGAGTATTTTGATGGCGAGTTTTTCCAACTCTGTGGAATATATCTCTAGATTTTCTCGGAATTTGAATAAGGCTGATAATGTGACTTACTCAGGTAATGATCAATAAATAATGGTAAATTTTGTGAAAACCAAATGGAAAATTGTCTGAATGTTGAGGAggcaaaattgtttttttaacaaaacaaaattgtctTTATGTATCATGAAATGGTATTCTAAAAAACTAACCGACTAATTTTTTAGAAAGGTGTTTTGTCATATGGCTGAAACTTCCGCTCACACTAGTTGTTACTTGGATTTGAGTATATGTAAATCTTTGCCGACTTATTCTCTCTAATCTTGCATGAGGCGTGTCTtccttaatttaaacttttattataagaaaaatattagctGACTTTTAATGTCAGAATTTTTTGTTACCATGATCTCTAACTATAAAGatgacaaaaatataataaataaaatcccTATCCATACTTGAACTTTCACAAAATTTCCTATCAAATTGTCATATCTTTTAAGATGGCAAGtaatgaacaaaaacaacaacagaaaaaagcatcaaataaatcaaaaagaaagaaaagagagataGAGAACCTAAGTGTTTGGGGGATTTGGTTGAATATATGGGGATTCCTTGAGTGAGACGGTAGTGTTTTCAAGAAAAAAGCATCTGCCCATTCCAGTTTCTATTCTTCAGATAAAATGAAGGCCTGACCAAATCCCTCCAAGTCTCCTTCTCTCTGCCAtagcttcttcttttcttccattGAAAGTTCAAACAAAGTTTTAGCTCctctcttcatatttttcaCTAAGGAAGTACTTACTCCATGATTAACCAGCttaaatgattttattattgTGGAAATTAGTCAAAAgcatagttaaaaaaaatatcatctgcGTCAAAATATATGTAGTATGCACTATGCACATTTATTTTCTTAGCAAATAAAATACTACTATCATTTGGTCCAGAGTTCATTCTCTGGCTGCTGCCATTGTGTATGGAAAATCATATATTGGGAGAGGTCAGCCTCATAAATGAATCTCCTCAGTTACATTGAGGGATTAGTCTCCGCAGTTGTCTGCGGAGGATGTTATGGtttacccaaaaaaaagaaatactacAATGAGTTAACAGTATACAAATATTGAATCAAACCTGAAAGAAACCCCATTCTTTGCAGGCAGAGTGTAGCTTCTCAAGCTCATGTCCCTTGAGATTAAGATCTTGAGACAGCAATTTGGCAAGATCAATGACAGGAACTTGAGGTAAAGAAGAGGTAGGGTTAGATAGTACTACAATGTCTTGATCTGAAAGAACATATCGCTCTGGAACATTGGTCAATGATTCCTTTGCTAGCTCTTGAACAGAGGGCACCAAAATAGATCTTACTTCCATACTACGTTATACAAGTGCAACACTAAATTGTACTAAAGTTTTCACAATAATTAATAGCGGAAGGAATGAAAATTTAACAAACCAATCATTTGTTTGTTGATAAGGTTACAGCACACTAATGATTAACAGGTTCCTCTTTATTTGGTATGGTAGGTGGGTCATATATTTCCCATTCCAATATGCTACTTTTAAAAAACCTtgtttatcaaaataataattttaaaaaatcgacACTAGTTTGTAAAGTAAAGTGGCCAAACACGAGAAACATGTTCTTACAATCAACATGCTTTTAAACAATTTGCGTTTTGACACTTTTAGTTTCCTAGCATCAGAGATTGTTGACCATTTACAAGAGTTCAAAGGGTCATGCATAGAAATGTAATTTCTCCTAGgtccatgaatgttgtgtttacgaTGATTGATTTTGCTATCCAAAAAGGCTTAGCGGCTCAGTGTTTTACCTGTTTGTCTTTCACTCATGTGTAATTttcatatgtatatatttgattgaAAGTCGCATCTACCAAGTGTGACTTCTAACAAAccgtaaaaaaaagttacactTAAAATGTAAAATAGCACCTAAGAAACAGTCTTAAAATGTCAAATACAGCAGATAGATAAAGCCCCGACTTATTGTGTACAAAACAAGCACAAAAAGAAAGTACAAATACAATATAGTTTTCAATGTGACATGCCTAATGCCATAAGTTAAACTTTTATGTTTTCGTCAATTGTAAAGTTCCGAGGGCTTTGATCGTTTTCAGCCTGAATCCTTATGCTATCAAGGAATGATTTCCCACAGAGTTCTTGTGCAAGGTATCCTTTGAAGTATTCTCCTGCACTAATTCTCTTAAACACTGCAGGTGTATTTGGAGTTACAAGGCTTGGTGCTGGACTAAGAATTGTATTAAAAGCAGGGCTGTAGAATGAGGCTATGGAAAACCTCTCCTTCTCTGAGTTAACTGTTGCTCGGTGTTCGATGCTTCGAAATATTCCATTTGTCATCATCTACAAAACATAGTAATATAAGCCACAGTCAAAGCACAGTCCTTGTGATTCAAGTTTTTATTGCGGTCAACCCATTTGGGTTGCCCTAGTGGTATAGGCTTGGGacttgggagtgtgctcctcctcaagatctcaggttcgattccctctagtgtcaatttgggtgggctaatttagcttcttcaaaaaaaaaaaagtttttattgcGGTCATATATTCTCCATTATAACATGTTATGATCTATTGAAATATTTGTCAAAATTAAGaactaaaatttgatatttaccTCCAACATGTCTCCAAGGTTGATAATGAAAGCATTAGGGAGGGGTTTAACAGGAATCCACAATCcatcttttttaatttgaagacCATCCATTTCATTGCCTTGGAGAAGGATGGTGAGGCCACCACCATCAGAATGAGAATTGAGTCCTATAACAAACTCTGGTTGGGGACACGGTGGATAATAATTCATCCTTGTTGATTGAGTTGCTTGACCAAAAAACTCTCTTATCTCCATGGGATCTACAGCAAGAGAATGTGCCATAAGGTCCATGATCTGGATTGCAAGGGTTCTCATTTTTTCACAATAATTCTCTAAATCAACTCTGCAACCAAATGATATCATGTCATCCAGTGGAACAATTGATATATTTGTAACACTTCATTATAACAAGTTAACAACCATAGTTCAAAAGTCAACTGatgcaaaaaatataaacaaagaaCACACCTCTGACTGCATGATGGCGGCAGCACCTTTCGATTATTCACGCATAGGTTTGCAGATTACAGCTTATATTTAAATACTACCGTCCAACTTACAAGATAATCCCTTAACCATCACGCGGAGGCTTCGGCCCCCGCACCCCAGTTGAATCTTATTAGTAAACTATGATCCCAAACCCAACAAACTCAATTTCAACATCTTCAAACTTCTATACAATCTCATATCttctttcattcttttattatttaataacgGTAATCATTTTACAACTGTCCCCTGTGGGATTTGAACTCCGTATCTTGAGGTTACAAAGTTAAACTATTATCATTGAGCTAACATCTCATGGACTTCTTTCgttattttaacaaatcaaacaagGGTTAAAATGTAACAacctgttgtgaattcgatgaaaatatcacaccaataacaacttgatgtgtggagtaaggaataatcaagcaaccaaaacaaagtgtatggaacaattaaatacaagccaaaagtagaaaacaacggcgagaagaacacaaagaagaaaagaacacaaaagaatttgttgacccagttcggtccaaattgacctagtctgggggagagagcagctctccgatccactatatgatgagtaacgttacaaaagagaaatcaatgggttacaagaataattctcccgcctaattctacccaaagtcccagcctcttcccgtaaccaagagactcaatcctaatagtgtttcccaaggtgaatcaacccacaaaccctagtgtttgttcgaaagagacaaactctatacaaaccatagttttgttgttgcctttctaaacccttgtttcagccccctctatctcaaagtttgctatgatacaaggtctatatttatagtaaaagtatcgcttaaaatttggaacaaatctgcactcaaaaatatgtttatgtttttcgCTGCCAGcacaccatcgtgccacgatgcgatcccatcgtgccacgatttttccagtgcttTGCCTCAAACTTGAAACCTCCAATCGTCCCACGTTGCCtagccatcgtgccacgattcctgcagatcctgattttaagttaactctcacaattctccaccttgacttcaaatcagtgatTATGTCAATCATCAACCTCCTTGCTACTCtttcccttgcttcccactactccaagtagctccacaagtttacacctCCTAACCCCTTCAGCCctcggaatgtcttccgccttctcgaaggtccttgtagtccaactacgctaggaatttcaggtagttctacaagactataccataacctcttcaatacgagacatctcccgcttccttgaagatctacttgtacccaatcacccttggctttTAGAGTAATCCACGAGTATACACCTCAACCCCTTCAGccatcggaatgtcttccgccttctcgaagagtccttgcagtccaactacactatgagttttaggtagtcccacaagcattcaccataaTATCTTCAACGCATAACATCTTccgcttccttgaagatcaccttgcatccaatcacctTTGGCCTTCTTTTAGAGTAATCCCGCAAGCCGTGCTATACATTCTTCAACCtcatgaagaaatcccttgctcaccatagagcatagcacccaaggtccttcatagtcgtaccattaccggtgtgttcaactccacctcacgctgagcgtactctacctcaactagcaaatgcgtacatcccactatgttttcaaccttgaaacttcacctcaacaggtagatcatgagtattcttaccaccgcctctccaggctgatgttgagtgtttaacgtctctccagacgaacaccgctccactaggcatcaatccccaaggtgagacacatcaccttcttcatcctccaaacaacaccacaccatcagagcaccTGCATCCTCATAACCCTCAGAGACAATTTGTGCGGAGTTACCATTAATctccggacaatccttcttgaagtgacccaTCTTGTGACAGTTAAAGCATTCAAACCTTGACTTGTTTCCACTCTTTCTCCagttacctctacctccaccattccctcttgaGACACTTAGGCCTTCACCGTGTTCATGAACTCTCAAGTCATTAGACTTtgtcaactccttggttctcaaagccgcttgaacttctCCCAAGGTAATAGTGCCTTCTTTCccatagagcatggtatctttgaacgattcaaaagatttcggtagagcacacaacaagagtatagctttatcctcatcctcaagttgcacctcaatattctccaagtcatcaaagattttgttgaattccgtaagttgctccatgatggcctttgactccaccatcctgaatgagtagagttgttgctttaggaattgccgatgagccaaagaatttgtcatatacaaagattCCAACTTTGCCCACATCAATGTCGCGGTTCGTTatccccgaggcacaagacaatggcactcctggccttgtccaccatctcggtcttctccgctcgtgacatggtgaccggtaacgAACCTTCACCTTTCAAAGCTTCTCTCACACTTTTGCTGTATTAAcaccgcttccatctttaccttccataacccaaaatcgttatctccggtaaacttctcaatatcccactttgaacccatggtacttgattatcctttgacccttgccccatggtgggcgccaattgttgtgagtTCGATGAAAatatcacaccaataacaatttgatgtgtggagcaaggaataatcaagcaaccaaaacaaagtgtatggaacaattaaatacaagccaaaagtagaaaacaacggcgagaagaacacaaaagaatttgttgacccagatcggtccaaattgacctagtctaggggagagagcaaccctccgatccactatatgatgagtaacgttacaaaagagaaatcaatgggttacaagaataagtctcccgcctaattctacccaaagtcccagcctcttcctgtaaccaagagactcaatcctaatagtgtttcccaaggtgaatcaacccacaaaccctagtgtttgttccaaagagacaaactctatacaaaccctagttttgttgttgcctttctaaacccttgtttcagccccctctatctcaaagtttgctctgatacaaggtctatatttatagtaaaagtatcgctTAAAATTTGCAACAAATCTGCactcaaaaatatgtttctgtttttcgCTGCCAGcacaccatcgtgccacgattcctgcagatcctgattttaagttaactctcacacaACCATTTTAGATTAGAATGTTTTGTAGCTTGGAAGTTTGGAGTGGCATATCATTATGAACTTTTAACTtataaagaattaaaaatagaaagaaggGCGAACCTGAATGGTAGGGGTATGTTGGAAAACAAGTGAGGTTTCCTTTTGTGGGGTGGCAAAGTGAACAAGAAAAACATATCTGCCCAATCTAGTTTCTGTTCCTCAGATACTACAAAGGCCTGACCATATCCTTCCACatccccttctgtttgcccaaacttcttcttttcttccattGGAAGATTGAAAAATTCTTCAGCACCTTTCTTCACATTTTCCATTAATGATTCGCTCACTCCATGATTAATCAGCTGTACATGTAATGGTTACCCACATGAaattaaaaagtgtaaaaagttttacatGTGTGTAAATTTAATAGTCGTTACGGtaaaagtcaaatgtttttaATAATCTGATGGATATAATTGACCGACGGTATAAAAACTTTTTACTCTAAAAGTGTATACTCcatgcaacattaattaatgTCATGTATCTAACAAACCCATAaacatgatttcaaatatcgaTAGTTCAGATATGCAGATGAATAACAATGAGAATTAAGCAATACCTGAAAGAAACCCCACTCTTTACAAGCATAGTGTAGTTTCTTCAGCTCAGGTTCATTGAGATCATGGGATGATAACAATTTGCTAAGGTCAATAACAGGAAGTTGAGGTAAAGGAGTACTAGTAGTAGTTGAAGATAATATTGGACGGTCATGATGTGGACGAACATAACGATCTGGAACTTTGGTCAATGCCTCTTTTGCTAATTCTTGGACAAAGGGCACTGGAGA from Medicago truncatula cultivar Jemalong A17 chromosome 8, MtrunA17r5.0-ANR, whole genome shotgun sequence includes the following:
- the LOC120577648 gene encoding probable 2-oxoglutarate/Fe(II)-dependent dioxygenase, which gives rise to MELTYSPVPFVQELAKEALTKVPDRYVRPHHDRPILSSTTTSTPLPQLPVIDLSKLLSSHDLNEPELKKLHYACKEWGFFQLINHGVSESLMENVKKGAEEFFNLPMEEKKKFGQTEGDVEGYGQAFVVSEEQKLDWADMFFLFTLPPHKRKPHLFSNIPLPFRVDLENYCEKMRTLAIQIMDLMAHSLAVDPMEIREFFGQATQSTRMNYYPPCPQPEFVIGLNSHSDGGGLTILLQGNEMDGLQIKKDGLWIPVKPLPNAFIINLGDMLEMMTNGIFRSIEHRATVNSEKERFSIASFYSPAFNTILSPAPSLVTPNTPAVFKRISAGEYFKGYLAQELCGKSFLDSIRIQAENDQSPRNFTIDENIKV